The Daucus carota subsp. sativus chromosome 7, DH1 v3.0, whole genome shotgun sequence genome window below encodes:
- the LOC108195506 gene encoding ATP synthase subunit beta, mitochondrial, translated as MASRRLLSSFLRSSTRRSLRPSFSNPRPSFLTSYQSSSASILRRYATAAPAKEPAAAKPAGTAGAGKGTITDEKTGAGAIGQVCQIIGAVVDVKFEDGLPPIMTALEVIDFEIRLVLEVAQHLGENTVRTIAMDGTEGLVRGQKVLNTGAPITIPVGRATLGRIINVIGEPIDHRGEIKTEHYLPIHREAPTFVDQATEQQILVTGIKVVDLLAPYQKGGKIGLFGGAGVGKTVLIMELINNVAKAHGGFSVFAGVGERTREGNDLYKEMMESGVIKLGDQQAESKCALVYGQMNEPPGSRARVGLTGLTVAEHFRDAEGQDVLLFVDNIFRFTQANSEVSALLGRIPSAVGYQPTLATDLGGLQERITTTKKGSITSVQAIYVPADDLTDPAPATTFAHLDATTVLSRQISELGIYPAVDPLDSTSRMLTPRILGEEHYNTARGVQKVLQNYKNLQDIIAILGMDELSEDDKLTVARARKIQRFLSQPFHVAEIFTGAPGKYVELKECVTSFQGVLDGKYDDLPEQSFYMLGGIEEVIAKAEKMAKENPQ; from the exons ATGGCTTCACGGAGACTGTTATCATCTTTTCTCCGTTCCTCCACGCGTCGTTCTCTCAGGCCCTCATTCTCGAACCCTAGGCCTTCTTTTCTAACCTCTTATCAATCCTCGTCTGCCAGCATTTTGCGACGCTATGCTACAGCAGCTCCAGCGAAGGAGCCAGCTGCGGCGAAGCCAGCAGGGACAGCGGGGGCAGGGAAGGGGACTATTACTGATGAGAAGACGGGAGCTGGCGCGATAGGGCAGGTGTGCCAGATTATTGGTGCAGTTGTGGATGTTAAATTTGAAGATGGATTGCCACCGATTATGACGGCGTTGGAGGTGATTGATTTCGAGATCAGGCTGGTGCTTGAGGTGGCGCAGCATTTGGGGGAGAATACGGTCAGGACTATTGCTATGGATGGTACTGAAGGCCTTGTTCGCGGCCAGAAAGTTCTTAATACTGGCGCTCCTATCACT ATACCTGTTGGCAGGGCAACACTTGGTCGTATTATAAACGTTATCGGAGAACCTATTGATCATAGGGGCGAAATAA AAACTGAACATTATCTTCCCATCCATCGTGAAGCTCCCACTTTTGTCGATCAAGCAACAGAACAACAGATCCTTGTCACTGGAATCAAG GTTGTAGATTTACTTGCTCCATACCAGAAAGGAGGAAAGATTGGCCTATTTGGTGGTGCTGGTGTGGGGAAGACGGTTCTTATTATGGAACTTATTAACAATGTGGCCAAGGCTCATG GTGGTTTCTCCGTGTTTGCTGGTGTTGGTGAGCGTACTCGAGAGGGCAATGACTTGTACAAGGAAATGATGGAGAGTGGTGTTATAAAACTTGGTGATCAGCAG GCTGAAAGTAAGTGTGCCCTTGTGTATGGTCAAATGAATGAACCCCCTGGTTCTCGTGCTCGTGTTGGACTTACTGGTCTAACAGTAGCTGAGCACTTCCGAGATGCTGAGGGGCAAGATGTCCTTTTGTTCGTTGACAACATTTTCCGCTTTACTCAG GCCAATTCTGAGGTGTCTGCCTTGTTGGGTCGTATCCCTTCTGCTGTTGGTTACCAACCGACTTTAGCCACGGATCTTGGAGGCCTTCAAGAGCGTATTACAACAACAAAGAAAGGATCCATCACATCTGTTCAAGCTATATATGTGCCAGCTGATGACTTGACGGATCCTGCACCTGCCACCACATTTGCCCATTTGGATGCCACCACTGTGTTGTCTCGACAG ATTTCTGAGCTTGGTATCTATCCTGCTGTGGATCCCCTCGATTCAACATCACGTATGCTTACTCCCCGAATCTTGGGTGAAGAGCACTACAATACTGCCCGTGGTGTACAAAAGGTCCTCCAAAATTACAAGAATCTTCAGGACATTATCGCCATTTTGGGGATGGACGAGCTTAGTGAAGATGACAAACTCACTGTTGCCCGAGCTCGTAAAATCCAAAGATTCTTGAGCCAACCTTTCCATGTTGCAGAAATTTTCACTGGGGCGCCTGGAAAGTACGTCGAGTTGAAGGAGTGCGTCACTAGTTTTCAG GGAGTTTTGGATGGGAAGTATGATGACCTTCCGGAGCAGTCATTTTATATGCTTGGTGGAATTGAAGAAGTGATTGCGAAGGCTGAGAAAATGGCTAAAGAGAACCCCCAGTAG